DNA from Triticum aestivum cultivar Chinese Spring chromosome 7D, IWGSC CS RefSeq v2.1, whole genome shotgun sequence:
ACAGCGACGGGAAGCCCAACCTGGGACGCACGCGGGGGGAGACGGGGAGGGGGATGCGGGGCTACCGGATTTCGTGGTGGCCACCGCGGGCTTGCCTTGGTGGCCTGCGGTGGGGGTCCGGCCCGCGCGTCGCCGGGCGCGGCTTCCGCTGTCATCACCGACCGGCAGGTCGCCGTCGCCCGAGTCGTCGGCGCGTAGCTGGGGGGCGGCTTCGTCTGGCGCAAATATCTCCGACGACGAGTGGCCCTGGATTTCTTGATTCTTGGCGGTTCCATTTGGTGGCCATTCGAGCCCGCGCTGTCAATGGCACCCGTCGCCGTCGCGCTTCACTATCCTTGGCACTCTCCTTCCGGCGATTGGCCGCCTGGGGTTTCCCGGTTGCTTCGTGCCTTCTTGTAGCCCGTGCCGTCGCCGCCAAGCGCTTATCGCCGTCGGCAGGACTGCCCGCGCGTACATATCCACTGGGCTGTGGCTTCTTTTGCAGTTCGTGAGGTATTTCCAGCTTGGCTCCACAGTTACATTCCCCTCCCCTCCTACTCCAAGTCCGGCGAATTTTGCCGGCTCTCCGGGCCTGCCGGTTGCCACAGAGTCGGTGCAGTGGATGCCATTAGCGTCTTCTTTGTTCCACAGGTATCCTATCATCGCACCAACCATGGTTTAATTTTTGGCTCTTTTGATTTTACATGTGCTCTTTGCTGTGATGTGGTGACCAGTGCAGTTGAGCAATTGTTCAGACTTCAGACTTCAGAGTTCAGACCAAGCAAATTGGCTTCAGACTTCAGTTCGTGAGGTATTTGCCTGCTTGGCTCCACCGTTACCTTCCCCTCCCTTCCTACTGAAAGTCCGGCAAATTTTCGGCTCCCCGAGCCTGCCAATTGCCACAGGGTCGGTGCAGTGGGTGCCATTAGCATCTTCTCTGTTACACATGTATCCAATCCCCACATCAGCCATGGTTTAATTTTGGCTCCTTGATTTTACAGGTGCTCTTTGCTGCGCTGTGGTGACCCGTCAGCAGTTGAGCAATTGTTTCAGACTGAGCAATTTGAAATCGAGGCCCGATGGAGGTGGTGACCGGAGCTATGACCACCCTCCTGCCCACGCTCGCAGGCCTGCTCAAGGAGGAGTATGACCTGCACAAGAACACCAGGGGTGAGATCAGGTTCCTCAAAGCCGAGCTGGAGAGCATGGAGACAGCCCTGCTCAAGATTTCTGAGGCACCTTTGGATCAGCAACCTGACGTCCAGGTCAAACTCTGGGCGAAGGAAGTCAGGGAGCTATCTTATGAAATCGAGGACAGTGTCGATAAATTCCTGGTGCGTCTTGATAGACGTGCACAAAAAAATCCGCATAGCTTCATGGGCTTCATCCATAAGAGCATCGATCTGATGACGAAGGCTAAAATCCGCCACAAGATGGGCACTGAGATCAAAGACATCAGGAGCCGTATCAAGGAGGTCAGCGAGCGACGCGATAGGTACAAGGTTGACAGTGTAGCTTCCAAGCCTGCTGCCGGGTCAACTATTGAGAGCCTTCGCCTATCAGCTCTATACAAAGAGGCAACGGAGCTCATTGGCACTGAAGATAAGGAAAATGACCTAGTTAAGAGGCTGACAGAGGGGGATGCGGCATCCAAGCAGCAACTGAAGATAGTCTCTGTTGTCGGTTTTGGTGGCTTAGGAAAAACAACCCTCGCTAATGTGGTGTATCAGAAGCTTAAGTCGCAATTCGACTGTGAGGCCTTTGTTTCCTTGTCTCTTAATCCTAACATGAAGAATATTTTAAGAGACATGCTCCATCAGCTTGAGAAGCACAACTATAGTGGCATGAGCAAACAGATGTGGGGTGAAGCACAACTTGTGCGTGAGCTAAGAGATTTTCTTCTAAACAAGAGGTATGTCTGTAAGTATCGACTGCGCAATGTAAGTTGTGTACTTGATTACGACTTCAGCACTTTACCATGTCATCAATATAGCTTGCCTAGTATGGATCCAGATATTAATAAAATGTTGGGTCCAGTTTTGGGTGTGGCACATTTTTGTGGCTGCGGATGTAGAACAAAAGACGTTTGGTTTGAATTTCCGTAGAAACAAAGATATGGAAAATAAAATTCTAATTTTCATTCTTTTTAAAGTGctatttttatatttattttttgaaTTCCACAACCATTTAATATTCAAAATATTGAATAACATGAGTGTACTGAACATCCAACTTCTAAATTTTCACGAGGCAAGTCCGTACCCTGTGTTATATCTCCGATATATTTATTTGATTGATCCTTTCTCATCCATAGGCATGCCATCTATTAAGTATTATCTTCCAAATAGGCAGGCCATTGATTTGAGTATTGTTAACCCTCTTAAAGTATCAATCTGTCACTAATCTGATTTTCTAATTAAGATATGAGGCTTTAAGTATGGGGGGAACTCAATTGAACCATGAACAATAGCGACTATTCTAAAATGTCAATGCGGTTATCAGCTTTGTTTCATTGGCTTCTATCTTCAGTCATGACGATGTTTCTAATGGGAGACTTCCATctaaaaaaaatacatggatgttGACCAAAGAGGAATAATGAATGATGATTAATTCCCTCGTTTTATTTTCTGTTGACACGTTTTGACTTATGTGTGCTAAAAGAAACAGAAGATCATATAGAGCTTCACTAATACATGGTCTTCCGATATCATCTTATAGGTACCTCATTGTGATTGATGACATATGGAAGAGTTCTGCATGGAAAACCATCAAACATGCTTTGATTGAGAACAAATGTGGAAGTAGAATAATCACAACAACTCGCAATCTTGATATTGCCAAACAAATTGGTGGTGTTTATGTCCTAAAGCCACTTACTCTTGCACACTCAAGAAAATTATTCTGCAAAAGAATATTTGGTACTGAAGACAAATGTCCTCCTAATCAATTAGCTGAAGTATCACATAACATTATAAAGAGATGTGGTGGAGTACCATTAGCTATCATGACGATAGCTAGTATGTTAGCCAGTAAAAAAGGAAATGATTGGTCCAAGGTGTACCAAGCTATGGGTTCTGGGCTACAAGATAGTCCTGATGTGAAGGACATGAGAAGGATTTTATCAGTCAGTTACTATGATCTACCTCCACATCTAAAGACATGTTTATTGTCTATAAGTTTTTACCCAGAGGATTATAAGATTTTAGCTAGAGATTTGATATGGCGGTGGATTGGCGAAGGTTTTGTTCGGGAAGAACATGGGAAGAGCTTGTATGAAATAGGAGAAGATTATTTCAGTGAGCTCATTAACAAAAGCTTGATCCAACCGGCGGATATCACTAATGATAAAGCGAGTGCTTGCCGTGTACATGATATGGTGCTTGATCTCATCACTTCCTTGTCAAGGGAAGAGAATTTCCTAACATATATAGGTGGTCAGCAACCAGTATCTGCACCAAGTAAGGTATGTCGATTATCAGTCCAAAGCCTAAATGAAGGCAATGTCAAGCAGATGGCAACCATGAGTGTCTCCCATTTGCGGTCACTCAGTGTGTTTGAGCAAGATATTAGTTTGTTACCAGCACTTTCAAGCTTTTCACTCATGCGTGCATTAGACTTAAGTTATTGTTCAACTGTGGATAATCGTCATGCTAAGGTTATTTGCAATATGTTTCACTTGAGGCATTTATGGCTATGCAAGACAAATATCACTCAGATCCCGGACGAGATTGGGAATCTACAGTTCTTGCAAGTATTGGACGTAAGTGAGACGAAAATACAAGTGTTACCAGCACCATTTGTTCAGCTAACACAACTAGTGTACCTTCATATTGGCATAAGTACGAGCCTGCCAGAAGGAATGGGGAATTTGAAATCCCTGCAAGAATTGAAGGATATCTATGTCACATCCCCATCCATGCTGCATGGTCTGAGCAAGCTGACGGAATTGAGGAATCTTTGTATCAGGGTTTATGAATGGAACGATGACTATAAGGAACTTTTCCGGCGGTGTCTCTCCAACCTGGTCAATCTCAAAACAATTAAAATAACCGGTGTCCACCGAAGCATAGATTACGGAGTTGACAATTTGTCGTCTGAGCTACAACAGCTTCAATGCATCCATCTGACTGATAGCATAAACTTCAATATGCCAAGATGGATATCCTCACTCTCCAACCTTTCTACCCTTCTAATCCAGCATCTGGAAACACTCAGAGAAGAGGACCTTCAAGTGCTTGGCAACATGCCATCACTCCGCGATCTTGATATATGGGTGGTAAAAACAACATATCGCAGACAAAGGATGGTGATCAACAGCAGTTATCCATTCCAATGTCTCGCAAGGCTCAAGATCGGCAGTAGCATCATGGAGCTGAAGTTCGCACAAGGAGCCATGCAGAGGCTAGAGACCCTTGAGGTTATTTTATCAGTGCAGCGGACATGGGATCAATTCGGTGATTTGGACTTTGGCCTGGAGAACCTTTCTTCGCTTAAACAGGTCTATGTTGGGAGGTGGTATGATGTGTCGTGGTCCAAGCCAGAGCCGGAAGAGGCAGGGGATGCAATTTGGCAAGCCGTACACGTGAATCCCAACAAGCCGACGCTCGAGTTTGTCATGGTAACTACTAACTACACCGATTCACCCTTCCAATTAACACATTTAGTTCTTCGCCTCGGGATTAGTTGCTTCTATAATTTTGTCTTTCTTTACCGTGCATACATATTTGATTTCTTACCACATTCTCTTTTGACAGTTCAAGTTGTGATGATGAGTCAGAAAATCATTCTGGAAAATCATCCTCGTTAATCTGCAGGTGCGTATCATTACACTAGTATTATCTTGGCCAGCAGATGATGATTAATAACTTCTCTAATATTTTGCCATCTTCATCTACAGCGATGTCTCCTGGTGATTCTTCAGGAGCTACAGTTATGACATCAAATAAATGATCTGTTGTGCAGAGGATTCCTGCAAACTTCTTATGCGATCTGTATCATTATATTCACAGTTTCATGCCATGTATCCATTATATCCCTGGATCATATTTTCCGTGATGGTGTCCATGACAGGATGAATGAACTGAGACCACATCTTGTTTCTCTTCCTGAGGTTTGTTCTGAATATACAGGGGAGTATTCACTTGCAATCACGAGTCTTAAATCTGCAAACAATATGATGAACTGCTCGGATCTAATGCAGAAGCTATTTTCTTCCATAAGTTTGTTCTGAATATACAGATGAATATTTAGTTTGCAAGTGTGGATTCCTACTTTTTCTTTTATCTGGTGCATGCTTACTAGTACTATTGTTTACTGACATCTGAAACATGCAAGAGCAACTTGTTAAAAAAATTAGTTCAGGGCAAGGGCGTAAGTGATTACTGGGTTGCTTTAGTTTGGGCTTCTTCCTTTTACAACACTGTTCATCCGGGCCGAGCACCTTGTGTGAGAACCAGCGTGAAGGCTTTTGGCCCGTGTGCAACGTTAGCCCACCATAGTTGTTAATTTTGTAGGAATTGTTTCTttaggagagggagggagggagcgagggagggagggagggagagagagagagagagagagagagagagagagagagagagagaaggatccAATAGGAATTTTCAAAGCCAATCCTACATAGGAAAACAATCATATAGAATTCCTTTCCTATGAAATTCCTGCAAAATTcttttgtttcaaaacagaaagcaTGTGACGGAACGCAAGCAGAGAGGATGCATCTGCCCAGATTTGAAGGTTGATATGCAGCAAATCTATGGAAAATTGTTGCAGTTTCTATGGTTGACCGGTCTGGTCGGAGCGACGCTCACATTGGATTTGCTCTTGAACATGATTCTTTGCCCCACACCCTAGCCCTTGTCCCATCTCCTTTTCGCTCACCTATGCTCCCCATGGGTTCAGATTTGTAGTCAGGGGATTTCGTTGTCTCTAACCGCTCAAGAGCGCCAAGGAGCTTAGCTTGAAGACATTGGAGGAAAGGTCGGGCCTCTTGGTACACAGCCAAAGAAGGTGACATATTGGCCCTGAGCATGCTCTCGACCTCACAGAGGGTTTGAGCAAGGAGAGCCTGCAAGGACACGATTTGTTCCCCGACCAATATCACCGCCTCACTTGGAATTTCCCCTAGTTCAAGGTCGTTTGGTGTGACTTCCTCATTGTTTGCATGATCGCAACCCTCCCTAAAGTTTAGGACCTTGCTTTTTACAGGGTCTAGCCCTTCTTGTCAATTTTACCTTTATGACCATGCAAATCAAGCACAGAAAGGGTTGTTCGATCCATAGCCCGGTTTGTAAAAGGGATTGCCATCTGATCTGACATCTGGAGGAACATCTAGGCATTCAAAACTGATGGTCGGGATGAGAGGCATGCCCGCCTGCCGTTTGGCGCTCACACCTATAATGACTTTGTGAGGCACGCCACCTCGGTACCATCATTGTGTAGTCCCACCATAGTAAGGTGTCGAAGCTGAAATAGAAACATTATGCTGGTGATGAAGATGCTAGGCATTATCTGGAGAGAGGTGGACTAAGTTATGGACAAAATCCATGATGGATGACAAGTATCAAGGATTAATTTACTGTTGATCTCGGGATCGTGCCACGAGTCAGGGTCTCAGAGAGGAGAATAGAGATGAGGTAAGGAACCCGGGATCACTTCAGAGACAACAAAGTCATAGAGGTTTCCCAAGTTTAGACCTTAACATGGATAGTAGGCCTACTTGTGCTACAAGTGTAATTGATATGTATGATTACAGATTACATGAACTAGATTGCATATATAAAGCTAGATTTTCAGATAATGGCAATTGAAATGCCTTGAGGCTCCGGTAGGAGTCTGTAAGCCTTTTTGTAGAGGCATATTCTTCCGTAGCAAATTATCAGCCTTTGATATCATACAATATGTCATCCCCAAACAAAATAGGAAGATACATTCTAGTTATGATAGGATCCCAGAGTTAGCAGATCTGTCGATCCATCTATCTATCCTCCGTGTACCCCTATAAGGTACCTCAACACGACTAGGTCGCTAGATACTCATTGGTCTACACGGTTTATCCACCCCACCCCCATAACCACCAGGCCACATAGGTCTCCCATGTTGGCGCGTGAGCTGGAGTTTCTTGATAGGCCAACACAAGTGGatccattatttgtttttagtcGGGCTAATTTTATATCTCGATCCAATCTGGATCCTCAGAGTCGTATGTGGTTAGTAATAATGGAAGAAAATTGACCAAAAAAGACCTAGCCGACGACGACATAGGATTTGGCCCTCACTCGTCACCAACCGGCCACCTCTTTTATGCTCTCCGACCGGCCACCTCGTTTAAGCAGATGGTGGTTCATCCCTACCCTTTTCCTCCCATGCTAGACTTATGGGCCTATGAGCTTATATATGCATGCTTCTGCCCATCGTGTAGTTTGGAAATAATTTTAAGCGCTTATGCATCGATCCATGGGCAGCTAAGAGAGATATTGTGTTCCTTTATGACTTTGTTGTCTCTGAAGTGATTGACACCTAAAATTATGATACAACCATGGGGAAAACGACAAGTGGTTTTATTGAACATGTTATGACATATATGGCAACAGGAAGTATAGTATAGACAAAAGTCATACACAGAGTTGAGCAAGCAGTGACTAGTAATTAAGCCCCGTAGAAAAAAAATGTCTAAAGATCTACTCTTACTTAGGGTGAAGATCATTATAATCATCGGGACCATAGGACTCAAATAATTCAGCAAAAAATCCATTCTTCCTTCTTGGGTTGCATCCCATGTCTTCACATAATCTATCATTGTACCAAGTAGGAAGAAGTCCAATGCACGGTGTACGGGATTCTTCACGGGAGTAACGCTTCATGACCTTTTCACATTCAAGGACATCCCTCTGCATTGCTTTAACACTTGGTAATCTAAATCCACCATCCATGAAATATGCTAGCCACTTAGACCGTAGTTCCGAAGTGTAGACATTCGCATAGTTGTCAGAATATCCGATGACCGCAAGTTGTGGAATCTTAGGATGTATGCACTCCCTGTGAAACAATAATCAAATAAATTATTCAATAAAGACTTGATGTATGTAAAAAAATATGACTATCAAAGTGATGACCTATAAAGTGGTGTCGCCGTGGATGTTGAGCCAACGACAATAGTATGAAAGTACTTTGAGATGAACATGTCCTTGATGTTTTGATCACCATTGAATCCTGTTCCAAATATAACTATGTCACTCTTTACCAATGTAGATTCACCTTCAACAAGCACACCTTCTTTGCAAAAGCCGAAGGTCTTTGACTTTTTAATAACTATGATGCCTTCCTCTAAATTCTTGTAATGGTCCTTGGGTGTAGTGGAAAGCATACACCCCACCATCCCCTCAAAAAAGCTATGGTCGGGCACCATGCCATGCTTCTTCATTGGAATGGAGTAGTAGCTCTCAGCAAACTTTGAAATCATCAACCTCTTCTCACACACAAAAGAAATGTACACATGTCTGAAATTAGTCTAAAACAAAACCATTTACACTTCCAATAATATTGAGATTATGAATTATATAAAATGGAAACATGTTGTAGTACCAATGGAGTCAAGACGGTAGCTAATATGCTAAGGAGGAAACCTTCACCGGGCTTGTGAATAAGGAGTTCAGCAAAACGAGTTAGATAGAAATTTGATATGTTAATACCCCAAGCATAGAAGTTCGGTATGATCCATTGCTTGGTTCGGACAACCATTGTGCATGGTTTCTCCGTACCTAAATAACAATTAAAATAGAAAGTTATAAAAATATAATCGCAATGTTTCGTTTTTATCTAGGCAACTATAAAGATGAAGATTATATAAGCATGATAGGCAATGCATACATCGGAATGCTTTAGAAAAATGGACATAATAATGTTTCAATTTCATTAACCAAGAGAAACAAGGTATGTTTAATTGAGGATTGGATATTTTTACCATTTATATTTGCACATTCATTAGCAATGTCAAGGGCTGAATTTCCATAGCCAACAACAGTCACACACTTGTCCTTGATCATCTCCTTAGCTTTCTCGCTACCCATTTTGGAGTAGTCCATGGAGTGGATCACTTTCCCATCAAATGCTTCTGGGCCTCTACCGGGAGGGAATTTGGGTATGTTGGGACAATTGCTAAACCTTCCCGTACAAAGAATCACAAAGTCTACCGTGTGTACCTAGAGAAAGGGAATACATGTTTATGAACAGTCACATGAGAAAAGTTAATTAGTGTAACACCCTGGCCCAATATGAGTTATAACTAGCCCACCTGTAGGGTGGACCCATATATATGTAGCACTCCCCTGAcactttcatctttgcatcatgtaaAAGGGTTAGCCCAATGGTGCTATATTAGGAATACAAGGCTGGACCAAAGAAAGGGTCGTCGTTTACTTGGCAAACTATTGTGGCTGGAATTCAGACTTTCAAGAGAGGTTGTGTATGGCGGGTTGGAACGGGCTCGCAAATAAATATTTGTGATGATCGACCTTGGATTCCTTCTAGTGCATCAAGAAAGGTTATAACACCTAGAGCAGGGACAATGTTATAACACCTAGTGGAGGAAATTATAGACCCTCACACAGGACAGTGGGATCAGGAACTTATTAGGTCCGTCATTAAACCGGTAGATGTTGCTAGAATAATTCAAATTCCTCTCCGGATGGAGGCCATGAAAGATCTTGTGGTGTGGCAGTATACAAGGTCAGGAACCTTCTCGGTTCAGTCGGCGTACCACGCGGATTTTAACCATTAGTTTAGGAGCCAAATAGCCAGGTCGGACGGATAGGGTAGCGTTCAGTTAAACTGCATATGGAAATAACTTTGATAACTACATACTCCAAGGAAAATAAAACACCTTGGGTGGAAGGTGCTCAGGGGTGTACTAGCATGCATGGGAGTCTTAGCCGGAAGACACATTCCAGTCCTTCTGCAATGTCTAGTTTGCAAGACCGGGATCGATGACATTCAACAGGTTTTTTTTCTGTTGTCCTCAAGCATGCAAGGTTGGGTAGCGCTTGGGCTAAAATCTGctaaatttttttaaataatacattttttattaaattacagaaatattacgctgaaaaaagaattttcaaaaataatacaccgtcggcccactGCAGGCCGACTGAACCCAgtcagcccacagcaggccgactggtggCCCATCAGCTTGCTGCTGGTCGATTGGGCTGTCGGCCACCAGATgaagcccagtcggcctgcagttggccgaTAGGCCTGCAGTGGGCCGATAGGCCTGCAGTGGGCCGACTATGCTCagttggcctgctgtgggccgactggtgcatgcCTATTTTTAATAATacatgatgatattttttaaaagtaTATATTTTAACACGTTATGAATACATGGTAACATTTCTTTAAATACAT
Protein-coding regions in this window:
- the LOC123169763 gene encoding disease resistance protein RGA5; the encoded protein is MEVVTGAMTTLLPTLAGLLKEEYDLHKNTRGEIRFLKAELESMETALLKISEAPLDQQPDVQVKLWAKEVRELSYEIEDSVDKFLVRLDRRAQKNPHSFMGFIHKSIDLMTKAKIRHKMGTEIKDIRSRIKEVSERRDRYKVDSVASKPAAGSTIESLRLSALYKEATELIGTEDKENDLVKRLTEGDAASKQQLKIVSVVGFGGLGKTTLANVVYQKLKSQFDCEAFVSLSLNPNMKNILRDMLHQLEKHNYSGMSKQMWGEAQLVRELRDFLLNKRYLIVIDDIWKSSAWKTIKHALIENKCGSRIITTTRNLDIAKQIGGVYVLKPLTLAHSRKLFCKRIFGTEDKCPPNQLAEVSHNIIKRCGGVPLAIMTIASMLASKKGNDWSKVYQAMGSGLQDSPDVKDMRRILSVSYYDLPPHLKTCLLSISFYPEDYKILARDLIWRWIGEGFVREEHGKSLYEIGEDYFSELINKSLIQPADITNDKASACRVHDMVLDLITSLSREENFLTYIGGQQPVSAPSKVCRLSVQSLNEGNVKQMATMSVSHLRSLSVFEQDISLLPALSSFSLMRALDLSYCSTVDNRHAKVICNMFHLRHLWLCKTNITQIPDEIGNLQFLQVLDVSETKIQVLPAPFVQLTQLVYLHIGISTSLPEGMGNLKSLQELKDIYVTSPSMLHGLSKLTELRNLCIRVYEWNDDYKELFRRCLSNLVNLKTIKITGVHRSIDYGVDNLSSELQQLQCIHLTDSINFNMPRWISSLSNLSTLLIQHLETLREEDLQVLGNMPSLRDLDIWVVKTTYRRQRMVINSSYPFQCLARLKIGSSIMELKFAQGAMQRLETLEVILSVQRTWDQFGDLDFGLENLSSLKQVYVGRWYDVSWSKPEPEEAGDAIWQAVHVNPNKPTLEFVMFKL
- the LOC123166749 gene encoding probable flavin-containing monooxygenase 1, encoding MGLEKRSVAIIGAGVSGLAACKHLLERGCRPVVFEAGDAVGGVWPSAMEGTRLQAPRHMYRYSDFPWPDSVTEMFPNQRQVADYLHAYARRFDVLDCVRLGHRVTGMEYVGVAEEEVAAWDEWAGCGEAFGSGDGEWRLTVADAEGHIEVHTVDFVILCTGRFSNCPNIPKFPPGRGPEAFDGKVIHSMDYSKMGSEKAKEMIKDKCVTVVGYGNSALDIANECANINGTEKPCTMVVRTKQWIIPNFYAWGINISNFYLTRFAELLIHKPGEGFLLSILATVLTPLRLMISKFAESYYSIPMKKHGMVPDHSFFEGMVGCMLSTTPKDHYKNLEEGIIVIKKSKTFGFCKEGVLVEGESTLVKSDIVIFGTGFNGDQNIKDMFISKYFHTIVVGSTSTATPLYRECIHPKIPQLAVIGYSDNYANVYTSELRSKWLAYFMDGGFRLPSVKAMQRDVLECEKVMKRYSREESRTPCIGLLPTWYNDRLCEDMGCNPRRKNGFFAELFESYGPDDYNDLHPK